Proteins encoded within one genomic window of Candidatus Berkiella cookevillensis:
- the hflX gene encoding ribosome rescue GTPase HflX, with protein sequence MFERPKSGERAVLVHLTFPHISESSDSAEFAELAMAAGAEPVAKIFGRRPAPDPKFFIGKGKLEEIKSALAAFDAALIIFNHELSPAQERNVERETRCRVLSRTGLILDIFAQRARTFEGKLQVELAQLNHMSTRLVRGWTHLERQKGGIGLRGPGETQLESDRRLLRRRVEFIKQRLDKVKVSREQSRRARTRQAIPTISLVGYTNAGKSTLFNALTGAHVLVANQLFATLDPTLRAIELPEIGKVILADTVGFVSQLPHGLVDAFRATLEEVAQSALLIHVVDAHDDKRDEHIHQVNLVLNEIGADDLQQIVVMNKSDLDESFTHGENEDQGNLNNYPPHQIATSALTGQGLEQLLLAIQKALSQETVIGWIQVAANEGKMRALFYQNHAVVEELPQEDGGFNMKIKVSGIKWRQMCQVFTELSSKLQNIP encoded by the coding sequence TTGTTTGAGCGCCCAAAAAGTGGTGAACGGGCGGTTTTGGTCCATTTAACCTTTCCTCATATTAGCGAATCTTCTGACTCTGCAGAATTTGCCGAGCTTGCAATGGCCGCAGGTGCTGAACCTGTGGCAAAAATCTTTGGGCGTCGTCCAGCGCCGGATCCCAAATTTTTTATTGGAAAGGGTAAGTTAGAAGAAATTAAATCTGCTTTAGCTGCATTTGATGCAGCGCTTATTATTTTTAATCACGAGCTTTCTCCTGCTCAAGAGCGAAATGTGGAGAGAGAAACACGTTGCAGAGTATTATCCAGAACAGGTTTAATCTTAGATATTTTTGCTCAGCGTGCCCGAACATTTGAAGGTAAATTGCAGGTTGAATTGGCTCAGTTAAACCATATGTCGACACGTTTAGTGAGAGGCTGGACCCATTTAGAGCGACAAAAGGGTGGCATTGGTTTACGTGGACCTGGTGAAACGCAATTAGAAAGCGATCGTCGATTATTGCGTCGTCGCGTTGAATTCATTAAGCAAAGACTGGATAAAGTAAAAGTAAGCCGTGAGCAAAGTCGTCGTGCGAGAACACGTCAGGCTATCCCGACGATTTCGTTGGTTGGTTATACCAATGCTGGAAAATCTACCTTATTTAATGCGCTAACAGGTGCACATGTGTTAGTTGCAAATCAATTATTTGCGACCTTAGATCCAACCTTGCGTGCCATTGAACTACCTGAAATTGGTAAAGTCATTTTAGCCGATACGGTAGGGTTTGTAAGTCAGTTGCCACATGGTTTGGTGGATGCTTTTCGAGCAACCTTAGAAGAGGTAGCGCAATCTGCTTTATTGATTCATGTTGTCGATGCACATGATGACAAAAGAGATGAGCATATACATCAAGTTAATTTGGTTTTAAATGAGATTGGGGCAGATGATCTTCAACAAATTGTTGTGATGAACAAATCTGATTTAGATGAGTCATTTACTCATGGGGAAAACGAAGATCAAGGTAATCTAAATAACTATCCGCCCCATCAAATTGCCACTTCTGCATTAACAGGGCAAGGCCTTGAGCAGCTTTTACTGGCAATACAGAAGGCGCTTAGCCAAGAAACTGTTATAGGGTGGATACAAGTTGCAGCAAATGAGGGTAAAATGAGGGCTTTGTTTTACCAAAATCACGCCGTAGTAGAAGAACTGCCACAAGAAGATGGTGGTTTTAACATGAAAATTAAGGTAAGTGGCATTAAATGGCGTCAAATGTGCCAGGTATTCACAGAATTGTCATCTAAATTACAAAATATACCATAA
- the miaA gene encoding tRNA (adenosine(37)-N6)-dimethylallyltransferase MiaA: MNQVICLLGPTSSGKTDLAIALSQKLPVEIISVDSTQVYCDLNIGSGKPSREILEKSPHHLIDILPPDQAYSAAQFAEDTNKLIVAIRQRGKIPLLVGGTMMYFHTLINGLHTLPAADPALRESLEAEGHQIGWSMMHQKLQQVDPEAALRIKPNDKQRIQRALEIYHTTQRPMSSFLHEQKAPSSFSFLSFALIPLQTDRAVLHHRINQRFQGMLDQSFVEEVQHLREKYVLHENLPSMRAVGYRHVWQYLEGTISYDVMQEGAKAATRQLAKRQLTWLRRWPGIVNLDFMDEKNLNIVSEYIEKVSKSTR, encoded by the coding sequence ATGAATCAAGTCATATGTCTTTTAGGCCCTACATCCTCTGGTAAAACCGATCTTGCTATTGCTTTGAGTCAAAAGCTACCCGTAGAAATAATCAGTGTAGATTCAACCCAAGTTTACTGTGATTTAAATATCGGTTCGGGCAAACCGAGTCGAGAGATCTTAGAAAAATCACCTCATCATTTAATCGATATTTTGCCACCCGATCAAGCCTATAGTGCAGCACAATTTGCAGAGGATACTAATAAATTAATTGTGGCTATCCGTCAACGAGGGAAAATTCCTTTGTTAGTGGGAGGAACCATGATGTATTTTCATACCTTGATAAATGGTTTACATACACTACCCGCAGCAGACCCAGCTTTAAGGGAAAGTTTAGAAGCAGAAGGGCATCAGATTGGTTGGTCTATGATGCATCAGAAATTGCAGCAAGTTGATCCTGAGGCTGCATTGCGTATAAAACCCAATGATAAGCAACGTATACAGCGTGCACTAGAAATTTATCATACAACCCAAAGACCGATGAGTAGTTTTTTGCATGAGCAAAAAGCCCCTTCCTCTTTTTCTTTTCTTAGCTTTGCGTTGATTCCTTTGCAAACAGATAGGGCGGTTTTGCATCATCGTATTAACCAAAGATTCCAAGGGATGTTGGATCAAAGCTTTGTTGAAGAAGTGCAGCATTTACGTGAGAAATATGTATTACATGAAAATTTACCAAGTATGAGGGCTGTTGGTTATCGCCACGTTTGGCAATATTTAGAAGGTACCATTAGTTATGATGTGATGCAGGAGGGGGCAAAGGCTGCAACACGTCAATTAGCAAAACGACAATTGACATGGTTGCGACGTTGGCCAGGCATTGTGAACTTGGATTTTATGGATGAAAAGAACCTCAATATTGTGAGCGAATACATTGAAAAAGTAAGTAAGAGCACACGCTAA
- the hflK gene encoding FtsH protease activity modulator HflK, translating into MSWNDPERDERGKKKDPWGKNAEAPPDLDETLRQFQQKLRKVFGGGEGGNSGGFSSNKGAPGASMFGMVVVSIVIFAIYVVSGIFIVDPPEKAVITRFGQYIKTVGPGPHWIAPLIESRKIVNVEKIHSETHLAHMITKDKNIATAEIAIQYKIDNPEDYLFNLPDPRNTLTLAMRSALRSGVGRVTMDEIMTEGRTETSLYIRDQIQSILNNYGAGIKITRANLRKTTVPEGQVQEAYDDANAARQDQEKVINEAMAEKIKQINGAEGEAKSIINEAQAYRESKVLEAQGNTQRFLEVLPEYKLAPDITQERLYIETMQEVYANSNKVLIDVDSGNNMVYIPLDKIVDANKASRKDLSDSTTSSTQQLRSGPQSAVSDYSTTKSATRQSSSARPTYSNSSRPVREGASS; encoded by the coding sequence ATGTCTTGGAATGATCCAGAAAGGGATGAAAGAGGTAAGAAAAAAGATCCCTGGGGGAAAAACGCAGAAGCGCCACCAGATTTGGATGAAACATTACGTCAATTCCAACAAAAGTTGAGAAAAGTATTTGGGGGCGGAGAAGGCGGAAATTCCGGTGGTTTCTCTTCAAATAAAGGGGCGCCAGGCGCGAGCATGTTTGGGATGGTTGTTGTTAGCATCGTTATCTTTGCTATTTATGTTGTGAGTGGTATTTTCATTGTTGATCCACCAGAAAAAGCAGTGATCACTCGCTTTGGGCAATACATCAAAACCGTGGGACCAGGCCCACATTGGATTGCACCATTGATTGAAAGTAGAAAAATTGTAAATGTGGAAAAGATTCATTCTGAGACACATTTAGCACACATGATTACCAAAGATAAAAATATTGCAACCGCAGAGATTGCCATTCAGTACAAAATTGATAATCCAGAGGATTATTTGTTTAATTTACCTGACCCCAGAAATACGCTGACATTAGCAATGCGCAGTGCCCTGCGTTCTGGTGTTGGTAGAGTCACGATGGATGAAATTATGACAGAAGGTCGTACCGAGACTTCGCTATATATTCGCGATCAAATTCAGAGTATTTTGAATAATTATGGTGCTGGTATAAAAATTACGCGAGCTAATTTGCGTAAAACAACGGTACCAGAAGGCCAAGTGCAAGAAGCCTACGATGATGCGAATGCCGCAAGACAAGATCAAGAAAAAGTGATCAACGAGGCGATGGCTGAAAAAATTAAGCAGATCAATGGTGCAGAAGGTGAGGCTAAATCCATTATCAATGAAGCACAGGCTTATCGCGAAAGTAAGGTATTAGAAGCACAAGGTAACACGCAACGATTTCTTGAAGTTTTGCCTGAGTACAAACTTGCGCCTGATATTACGCAAGAAAGGCTTTATATTGAAACCATGCAAGAAGTCTATGCAAATAGTAATAAAGTATTGATAGACGTAGATAGCGGCAATAATATGGTTTATATCCCTCTGGATAAAATTGTAGATGCCAATAAAGCATCAAGAAAAGATTTGTCGGACTCAACGACTTCTTCAACACAGCAATTAAGAAGTGGGCCTCAATCTGCTGTTTCTGATTATTCAACTACCAAAAGCGCCACACGGCAATCCTCATCGGCTCGTCCGACCTATTCAAACTCATCACGTCCAGTGAGAGAGGGGGCATCTTCATGA
- a CDS encoding DUF2065 domain-containing protein: MWEDLFVACALVLVIEGLMPFISPVKWRTFMLRVSEQPDKALRIMGLVSMLSGVLLLFLIRSFD; the protein is encoded by the coding sequence ATGTGGGAAGATTTATTTGTAGCCTGTGCATTGGTACTGGTCATTGAAGGGCTGATGCCTTTTATAAGTCCTGTAAAATGGCGCACCTTTATGCTACGTGTTTCTGAGCAGCCAGATAAAGCGCTGCGTATTATGGGTTTGGTAAGTATGCTATCAGGAGTGCTCTTATTATTTCTGATTCGCTCCTTTGATTAG
- a CDS encoding queuosine precursor transporter, translating into MSYPLKEGTIATSLVLLFLLLYMNPSTSYLPLADSRHHSIYLIISAVFISTLCLINVMNISRFVTIDFSLWHYNLFVTLPIGVLPYPLTFLCTDIISECYGKQAANRLVTAGLIANLAMLVLFWLCGLPAPLIPDASIATQTNPESHFYYIRFLTMTAIISSMLAYLVAQYLDVYIFHFLKNLTKNKHLWLRNNVSTFISQFVDTCLVLTCTYFMTKHLAWGKSDTSQFSLVTVILSSYGFKFFAALLDTIPCYFFVWLIKKKTVMSPQLQFVEKQPG; encoded by the coding sequence TTGAGTTATCCGCTGAAAGAAGGTACCATTGCGACTTCACTAGTTTTGCTGTTTCTATTGTTGTATATGAATCCAAGCACTTCTTATTTGCCACTCGCTGACAGCCGACATCATTCTATTTATTTAATCATTTCTGCGGTATTTATCAGCACACTGTGCCTTATTAATGTGATGAACATTAGCCGTTTTGTGACCATCGATTTTTCACTTTGGCACTATAACCTCTTTGTTACGCTACCGATTGGGGTTTTACCCTACCCCTTAACCTTTCTTTGCACAGATATCATCAGTGAATGCTATGGAAAACAAGCCGCAAATCGTTTAGTCACCGCAGGACTGATTGCAAATCTGGCAATGCTTGTTTTATTTTGGCTTTGTGGCTTACCTGCCCCCTTAATTCCAGATGCAAGCATTGCAACACAAACCAATCCAGAGAGCCATTTTTACTATATTCGCTTTCTAACGATGACAGCGATTATCTCATCTATGCTCGCCTATCTTGTTGCCCAATACCTGGATGTCTATATATTTCATTTTTTGAAAAATTTAACCAAAAACAAACATTTATGGTTACGCAATAATGTTTCAACCTTTATCAGTCAATTTGTAGATACCTGCTTAGTACTCACTTGCACTTATTTTATGACAAAACATTTAGCATGGGGGAAATCTGATACAAGCCAGTTCTCACTGGTGACGGTTATTCTCTCAAGTTATGGCTTTAAATTCTTTGCGGCATTACTGGATACGATTCCATGCTACTTCTTCGTCTGGCTCATTAAAAAGAAGACGGTCATGTCACCACAGCTTCAATTTGTAGAAAAGCAACCTGGTTGA
- the hfq gene encoding RNA chaperone Hfq: MSKGQSLQDPFLNALRKEKIPVSIYLVNGIKLQGQVESFDQFVVLLKNSVSQMVYKHAISTVVPARNVSSKLPTPGQNGDDFSHSED, encoded by the coding sequence ATGTCAAAGGGGCAATCTTTGCAAGACCCTTTTTTGAATGCACTTCGAAAGGAAAAAATACCCGTTTCTATCTATCTGGTAAATGGCATCAAATTACAAGGACAGGTTGAATCATTCGATCAGTTTGTGGTTCTCTTGAAAAATAGCGTTAGTCAGATGGTGTATAAACATGCTATCTCCACAGTGGTTCCAGCAAGGAACGTAAGCAGTAAGCTGCCAACTCCCGGTCAAAACGGCGATGACTTTAGCCATAGTGAAGATTGA
- the hflC gene encoding protease modulator HflC, which yields MNVTKTLILTIIAIFVLAAGLSLYTVNETQRAIVTRLGQLLEDKDGNVKVFEPGLHIKMPFIDQIKFLDKRLQTTELSETRMPTKENEFLIVSLFTKWHIRDFKKFYNASGTILNADHKIKEQLDEVLRTEVAKRKIDDLVWEERDILMDRIQSAANEMAKTLGVEVVDARVVRLDLPDSIQQKVFTRMETNIRKLAAERRTAGERKAREIVAEAYKDANVIRAKAKEEGLRTQGEGDAKATRIYAEAYKQAPEFYLFYRRLEAYRETFKGNNDILVLKPDDDFFKYFRRGSTKSKAQTLNSGAEEKRAG from the coding sequence ATGAATGTTACAAAAACATTAATATTAACAATTATTGCTATCTTTGTATTAGCTGCAGGTTTGAGCCTTTACACCGTTAATGAAACTCAGCGTGCGATTGTGACTCGATTAGGGCAATTACTTGAAGATAAAGATGGCAACGTAAAGGTATTTGAGCCTGGTTTGCATATTAAGATGCCTTTTATTGATCAAATTAAGTTTTTGGATAAGCGTTTGCAAACGACCGAGTTAAGCGAAACAAGAATGCCTACCAAAGAAAATGAGTTCTTGATTGTCAGCTTATTTACAAAATGGCATATCAGAGATTTTAAGAAATTTTATAATGCTAGCGGCACTATCTTAAATGCAGATCATAAAATCAAAGAGCAGCTTGATGAAGTATTGAGAACAGAGGTTGCTAAGCGAAAAATTGATGATCTTGTATGGGAAGAGAGAGATATTTTGATGGATCGCATTCAAAGTGCTGCGAATGAAATGGCTAAAACACTGGGTGTGGAAGTTGTCGATGCGCGGGTTGTACGTCTTGATTTGCCTGATTCTATTCAGCAAAAAGTATTTACACGTATGGAGACAAACATTCGTAAGTTGGCAGCTGAAAGAAGAACCGCGGGTGAGCGAAAGGCAAGGGAAATTGTTGCTGAAGCTTATAAAGATGCTAATGTGATTCGTGCTAAGGCCAAGGAAGAAGGCTTGAGAACCCAGGGTGAGGGCGATGCAAAGGCGACCAGAATATATGCAGAAGCCTATAAGCAAGCACCGGAATTTTACTTGTTTTACAGACGATTGGAAGCCTATCGAGAGACATTTAAAGGTAATAATGATATCCTTGTCCTAAAACCGGATGATGATTTCTTTAAATATTTCCGAAGAGGGTCTACTAAATCAAAAGCACAGACACTTAACAGCGGAGCTGAAGAAAAAAGAGCTGGTTAA
- a CDS encoding tetratricopeptide repeat-containing sulfotransferase family protein has protein sequence MSLLNQTLKKANQLIIAKQYNKAIHLITPLLQSHQDTDILVTSYALLGKSFYKTEAFDLAIENFQKAIQLSPEDDRLYYYIGITYLALNHLISAEESFQKAILLNPNRENYFLNLGATCRHLEKLDAAEKCYRSILALNPNSTKAYRNMSLCIRYESIDHPDRHHIEQIMQHQKLSNEEKAQCYFSLGKIFRDCNIIDKAIDYYSVGNFFKHKTHSFNVSQYTQKIDSIIKLFPESIFSVQREASEQTPIFIIGIPRSGKTLVEKCLSKHKMVFALEEFGMIDKLVFNSGRENHYINLFSDMKRDLTIALTENLAKHYKKQMAMRARSYLKNSNFSFSQGADSLSSAVYADVNEQHKRSCNEGAMKNGIFEIAPTQAFDYFTDTTPCNFRYLGFIAMMFPNAKLIHVVRDPLDHILQIFFKYFSTGNFWAYDIANIVQYYIEYRRIMTYWEKTLKLDIKTIQYESLIQDPAKTIQDIYEFTGLGKEMPEGMKQFQDALHDNEIHLWQQYQNYFSQYNYHLEKLKLFS, from the coding sequence ATGTCACTACTCAATCAAACATTAAAAAAAGCAAATCAATTAATCATCGCAAAGCAATACAACAAAGCGATCCATTTGATTACGCCACTTTTACAGAGTCACCAAGATACCGACATATTGGTAACGTCATATGCTTTACTTGGCAAATCTTTCTACAAAACAGAGGCATTTGACCTAGCCATTGAAAACTTTCAAAAAGCCATTCAGCTATCTCCAGAAGATGATCGATTATACTATTACATAGGTATTACTTATCTTGCACTCAATCACTTAATCTCTGCAGAAGAAAGTTTTCAAAAAGCGATTCTCTTAAATCCAAATCGAGAGAATTATTTTCTTAATTTAGGTGCAACCTGTCGGCATTTAGAAAAGTTAGACGCCGCTGAAAAATGCTATCGCAGTATTCTGGCGTTAAATCCTAACTCCACCAAAGCCTATCGAAACATGAGCCTCTGTATTCGATACGAGAGCATCGATCATCCTGATCGACACCATATTGAACAAATCATGCAACATCAAAAACTATCCAATGAAGAAAAAGCACAATGCTATTTTTCTCTGGGTAAAATATTTCGTGATTGTAATATCATCGACAAAGCAATCGATTATTACAGCGTGGGTAATTTTTTTAAACATAAGACGCATTCTTTTAATGTAAGCCAATACACGCAAAAAATTGATTCCATTATTAAGCTATTCCCTGAGTCAATATTCTCTGTGCAACGTGAGGCCAGCGAACAAACGCCAATTTTTATCATTGGCATACCACGCTCTGGTAAAACACTGGTTGAGAAGTGTTTATCAAAACATAAAATGGTATTCGCATTAGAAGAGTTTGGCATGATTGATAAACTGGTTTTTAATTCTGGCAGAGAGAATCATTATATAAATTTATTCTCAGACATGAAGAGAGATTTAACGATAGCGCTCACAGAAAACTTAGCCAAGCATTACAAAAAACAAATGGCAATGCGTGCTAGAAGCTATCTCAAAAATAGTAATTTTTCGTTCAGCCAAGGCGCAGATTCTTTGAGCAGCGCAGTTTACGCAGATGTCAATGAGCAGCACAAAAGGAGCTGCAACGAAGGAGCAATGAAAAATGGCATTTTTGAGATAGCTCCTACTCAAGCCTTTGACTATTTTACAGATACAACACCATGCAATTTTAGATATTTAGGTTTTATTGCCATGATGTTTCCAAATGCGAAGCTTATCCATGTTGTGAGAGATCCACTGGATCATATCTTGCAAATATTCTTTAAATATTTCTCTACAGGCAATTTCTGGGCTTATGATATTGCTAATATCGTTCAATATTATATCGAATATAGGCGTATCATGACTTATTGGGAAAAAACCTTAAAACTTGACATAAAAACCATCCAATACGAATCGCTTATTCAAGATCCAGCCAAAACCATTCAGGATATTTATGAATTTACTGGCTTAGGCAAAGAAATGCCAGAAGGAATGAAACAATTTCAAGATGCGCTGCATGATAATGAAATTCATTTATGGCAACAATATCAAAACTATTTTAGTCAATATAACTATCATTTAGAAAAATTAAAATTATTTTCTTGA
- a CDS encoding adenylosuccinate synthase, translating into MNKRMVVLGSQWGDEGKGKLVDLIANKVKYVVRFQGGHNAGHTLVIRGDKTVLHLIPSGILHDQVMAILAPGMVISPSALVKELDQLKQKGFEVENKLLISDQATLLLPYHVALDKAREKEKASQKIGTTQRGIGPAYEDKIARRGFKFGAVLYNQDIETDLKEVLDYHNFVLQNYYQAPAVSFDEIKQELDLIRNRLHSKITDTTSLLHQAIEENAAILFEGAQGTLLDIDHGTYPFVTSSHTIAGGVAVSCGISPNAIGEIIAVTKAYSTRVGSGPFPTELIDETGQFIQKQGNEFGATTGRPRRCGWFDMVMAKYSAKVNGFTGIALTKLDVLDGLPEIKICVAYQYKGEKRLTPPNHAVPLEQCEPIYETLPGWQQSTKGIVEWEQLPENAQKYIKRLETLVGVKIVLVSTGPDREDTLWLDKTICQM; encoded by the coding sequence ATGAATAAACGAATGGTTGTATTGGGGAGCCAATGGGGTGATGAAGGAAAGGGAAAGCTCGTTGATTTAATCGCCAACAAAGTAAAATATGTCGTGCGCTTCCAAGGTGGTCATAACGCAGGACACACTTTAGTCATACGGGGCGATAAGACCGTATTACATTTAATCCCTTCTGGTATTTTGCATGATCAGGTGATGGCTATATTAGCGCCTGGCATGGTTATTTCTCCAAGCGCCTTGGTTAAAGAGCTTGATCAATTAAAGCAAAAAGGCTTTGAGGTTGAGAATAAGCTTTTGATCTCTGATCAAGCGACTTTATTATTGCCTTATCACGTGGCTTTAGACAAAGCGAGAGAAAAAGAAAAAGCTTCACAGAAAATTGGTACGACCCAGCGCGGCATTGGACCTGCTTACGAAGATAAAATTGCAAGAAGAGGCTTTAAATTTGGGGCGGTCTTGTATAACCAAGATATTGAAACCGATCTGAAAGAAGTCTTGGATTATCATAATTTTGTATTACAAAATTACTATCAAGCGCCAGCGGTCAGTTTTGATGAAATTAAGCAAGAATTAGATTTAATTCGTAATCGATTACATTCAAAAATTACAGATACAACTTCATTATTGCACCAAGCCATTGAAGAAAATGCAGCGATACTCTTTGAAGGCGCACAGGGCACATTGTTGGATATTGATCATGGTACTTATCCTTTTGTGACATCGTCTCATACCATTGCAGGTGGGGTTGCCGTGAGTTGTGGTATCTCTCCTAATGCGATTGGAGAAATTATTGCAGTAACCAAAGCATACTCAACCCGTGTGGGTAGTGGTCCCTTTCCAACAGAATTAATAGATGAGACAGGGCAATTTATTCAAAAGCAAGGTAATGAGTTTGGTGCTACAACGGGGCGCCCTCGACGCTGTGGTTGGTTTGATATGGTAATGGCTAAATATAGTGCAAAAGTAAATGGCTTTACGGGTATAGCGCTAACAAAGTTAGATGTTTTAGATGGATTACCTGAAATCAAAATTTGCGTTGCCTATCAATACAAAGGTGAAAAACGACTGACACCGCCAAATCATGCCGTTCCTTTAGAGCAATGCGAGCCTATTTATGAAACACTACCTGGTTGGCAGCAATCAACCAAAGGTATTGTTGAATGGGAACAGTTGCCTGAGAATGCACAGAAATATATCAAACGCCTAGAAACACTTGTAGGCGTTAAAATCGTATTGGTATCGACAGGTCCCGATCGAGAGGATACCTTATGGTTAGACAAAACGATTTGTCAGATGTAA